The genomic stretch GCCACATTCTGAGGAAGGTATGGACGAAGAGCAGTTCAAGAAGGCTCGCGCCACGATGCCCTGGACGCATCAGGTGCTCCCAACAAACCGGGGTGGCCTTGTGCAGGTGCTGGACAACAAGGGCCAGGAGGTGCCGATCTTCACGATGATCGCGCTCCTTGAAGTCGTGACGCGCAAGCTGGCGACCCAGGAGCCGGCGGCAGAGGAGGCTGCATGAGCACCGAGCCGAAGGCGTTGAAGGGCGCGCTCTGTATCTCCCGCCCGAGCCGCAGCAATGGTGAGGACGTGATCAAGCTGGAGCTGAAGGACAGCAACTCTGGCCAGCGCTTCCTCGCGATCGAAATGACGCCCGCAGATTTTGCGATGGCCGTGACGGGGCTCTCGTATGTGCCGGTGGAGTTCGTGCTGCGCGGCCGCGAAAACGTGGGGCTGATCAAGCAGACCATGCCTGGCCGCCTCGTCTTGCCCAGAGAGAAGCGCAGCTACTGCAAAGAGGAGCTGCGGCAGATGCTGCACGATCGTTGCCAGAAGGAAGGCTGGATTCTGAACGACTACATCGGCGCACAGAACAGCGTCACGACAAGCGAGGACGGCGGCTACACCATCAATTTCAGCTACTACCGATTCGTTGAGGAGGAACTCCATGCGGAATAAGACCATCGTCACGCTGACCGGCCCAAGCTGCGGCGGCAAGTCGACCCTCGAGGGCCTGCTCAAGGCTGAGGGGTTCGTCAACATCGTCTCCACCACGACCCGCCCGATGCGTGAGGGCGAGGTGGACGGCAAGCACTACCACTTCGTCGACGAGAGCCAGTTCCGGCGGATGCGGGAGCAGGGCGCCTTCATCGAATGCGTCGAGTTTGGCGGCAACTTCTATGGAGCATCGGTGAAGGCCGTCGAGCGCGCCACCGCTGACGGCAGTCCCGTCGTCCTGGTGTGCGAGCCCGAAGGCATGAAGCAGATCAGCGCCTACGCGGACCTGCACCGCTGGCAGCATCTGGCCGTCTACGTCGACAATCCCGCCGGCGTCATTGCTGAACGCTTCCTCAAGCGCGCGGGCATCGACATTGCCGAGAAGATGATCGCCGGCGACCCGAAGGAGGCTGCCCGTGTGACCAAGACCTACGCGCGGCGCCTCGAGGAGATGATGACGACCGAGCAGACGTGGGCAAAGGCCATCTTCACGAAGGACATTGACCTGCTGCTGCCGACCTTCGACGCTGACAACCAGGACGCGGCCGTGCGCACGATCCTTGAGCGCCTGGCTTCGCAACTGAAGGCGGCCGCATGACTCAGGGCCGCCTCCTGCTTCTGGTGCTGTTTGCCGCGCTGGGCTACTGTCTCACGCAGCTGGGCTTTGGCCAGGGCTTCGCTCTGGGCTTTCTGATGGTCGCCATTCTTGTCACGGTCTGTGCGATGCGTGAGCAAGTGCATGGCGCGCATCTGCGAGCGCTGAAAGCGAAGCATGACGAGCTGGCCGTCCAAAGCCAGGCTCGCATGGATGAGCTTGACCGGCTCAAAGACGCGGTGCTCG from Ralstonia pickettii encodes the following:
- a CDS encoding guanylate kinase — its product is MRNKTIVTLTGPSCGGKSTLEGLLKAEGFVNIVSTTTRPMREGEVDGKHYHFVDESQFRRMREQGAFIECVEFGGNFYGASVKAVERATADGSPVVLVCEPEGMKQISAYADLHRWQHLAVYVDNPAGVIAERFLKRAGIDIAEKMIAGDPKEAARVTKTYARRLEEMMTTEQTWAKAIFTKDIDLLLPTFDADNQDAAVRTILERLASQLKAAA